A window of the Budorcas taxicolor isolate Tak-1 chromosome 8, Takin1.1, whole genome shotgun sequence genome harbors these coding sequences:
- the LOC128052331 gene encoding interferon omega-1-like, which produces MASENLPQGSPRHRLSQPSSSHIFPMAFVLSLLMALVLVSYGPGGSLGCDLSQNHMLVGSQNLRILGQMRRISPRFCLQDRKDFAFPQEMVEGGQLQEAQAISVLHEMLQQSFNLFHTERASAAWNTTLLEQLRTGLHQQLDDLEACLGQVMGEEDSTLGRTGPTLAVKRYFQGIRVYLKEKGYSDCAWDLVRLEIVKSFSSSASLQERLR; this is translated from the coding sequence ATGGCATCAGAGAACCTACCTCAAGGTTCACCCAGACACCGTCTCAGCCAGCCCAGCAGCAGCCACATCTTCCCCATGGCCTTCGTGCTGTCTCTACTCATGGCCCTGGTGCTGGTCAGTTATGGCCCGGGAGGATCCCTGGGCTGTGATCTGTCTCAGAACCACATGCTGGTTGGCAGCCAGAACCTCAGGATCCTGGGCCAAATGAGGAGAATCTCTCCTCGCTTCTGTCTGCAGGACAGAAAAGACTTCGCTTtcccccaggagatggtggagggcggccagctccaggaggcccaggccaTCTCTGTGCTCCACGAGATGCTCCAGCAGAGCTTCAACCTCTTCCACACAGAGCGCGCCTCTGCTGCCTGGAACACCACCCTCCTGGAGCAGCTCCGCACTGGACTCCATCAGCAGCTGGACGACCTGGAGGCCTGCCTCGGGCAGGTGATGGGAGAGGAAGACTCTACCCTGGGAAGGACGGGCCCCACACTGGCCGTAAAGAGGTACTTCCAGGGCATCCGTGTCTACCTGAAAGAGAAGGGATACAGCGACTGCGCCTGGGACCTCGTCAGACTGGAAATCGTGAAATCCTTCTCTTCATCAGCCAGCTTGCAAGAAAGGTTAAGATGA